The following nucleotide sequence is from Nitratidesulfovibrio termitidis HI1.
CGACACGGGCGACGCCCGGAGCGTTCTCGACCCGGAGGCGGGGCTGCGCCGGGTACTGGGCAAGCAGGCCACCTATCACACCCTGTTGCGCCGCTTCGTTTCCCAGCACGCCGACGCGGCAACGCGCATCGCCGCGCTCATCCAATCCGGCGACACGGCGTCGGCCACCCGCGAGGCGCATACCCTGAAAGGCGTGGCAGGCACCCTGGGCGCGCGCACGGTGCAGGCCCAGGCCGCCGACCTGGAAACGGCGTTGCGGCACGAGGCCCCGGCAGCACGCGCGGAGGCGGTGCTGGCGCTGCTGCGCATCTCGCTGGAGGAGGCGGTGCGGGCCATGCATGGCCTGCTGGATGACGTGCGGCCCGGTCCGGGCGACACGGATGCCCCGGAGGTCCCGCACGGTGCGGACGGCAATGCGCCCGCCGGACCGGATGGCGGCCTGGCTGGCGCGGACATGGCGAGCGTTGGTGTGGCGGGCGTTGATGTGGCGGGCGGCGTGCCGCACGCGCTGCCCGACGGGCTCTCCGAGGCGCTTCTTGACCGGCTGGAGACGCTCATCGAGGAAGACGACAGCGAAGCCGTGGACATTTTCAACACCCACGCGGAAACCCTGCGCGTCGCCCTTGGGCAGGCCACGGTGGCCGACATGGGCAAGGCGTTGCGCGGCTTCGAGTTCGAAGCCGCCCTGGAGATGCTGCGCTCGGCCCGGCCTGCGCGCGACGGTTGACCGGGCGCCCCGCCGTTGCACCGGAAACGGAGCCGCCGCAACGGCCCGCCCCCTTCCCGTTCCGCGCTCCCTGCCCCGCATCACTGTCACCCCAGCCACGAGAGGCAGTCATGACCGATACCCCCCTTCCCCCCCTTCACGCTGACGACACGCGGCGCACCGTGCTGGTGGTGGACGACACCGCCGACAACCTGACCCTGCTCAGCGACCTGCTGAAGGACGCCTACCGGGTCAGGGTGGCCAACAGCGGAGAAAAGGCCCTGCGCATCCTGTCCTCCGGCAATCCGCCGGACCTCGTGCTGCTGGACATCATGATGCCCGGCATGGACGGCTACACGGTGCTGCGCAAACTGAAGGAACTGCCCGGCACGGCGGACGTGCCGGTAATCTTCCTCACCGCGCTGTCGGAAGAGGACGACGAGCGCATCGGCCTGGAACTGGGCGCCGTGGACTACATCACCAAGCCCATCAGCCCGTCCATCATGCTGGCCCGCGTGCGCACCCACCTGCAGGCGAAGGCCGCGCGCGACTTCCTGAAGGACAAGAACGAATTCCTCGAGGACGAGGTGGCCCGCCGCATGCGCGAACTGGCCGCCGTACAGGACGTGACCATCATGGCCATGGCCTCGCTGGCCGAAACGCGCGACAACGAAACCGGCAACCACATCCGACGCACCCAGCACTACGTGCGCGTCCTGGCTCAACACCTGGCGAATCATCCACGCTTTTCCGCCGTGCTCACACCGGAAGACATCCCCCTGCTGTTCAAGTCCGCCCCGCTGCACGACATAGGCAAGGTGGGCATTGCAGACCGCATCCTGCTGAAGCCGGGCAAGCTCACGCCCGAGGAATTCGAGGACATGAAGCGCCATCCCGCGCTGGGGCGCGATGCCATCATGGCGGCGGAAAAGCAGCTGGATACGCCGGTATCGTTCCTGCGCCACGCGCGCGAGATCGCCTACTGCCACCATGAAAAGTGGGACGGAAGCGGCTACCCGCAGGGGCTTTCCGGCGACGGGATTCCCGTTTCGGCCCGGCTCATGGCCCTGGCCGACGTGTTCGATGCGCTGATCAGCCGCCGGGTGTACAAGCCGCCGTTCGACATGGAGAAGTCCGTGGAGATCATCCGCCAGGGGCGCGGGTCGCACTTCGACCCGGACGTGGTGGACGC
It contains:
- a CDS encoding response regulator, which produces MTDTPLPPLHADDTRRTVLVVDDTADNLTLLSDLLKDAYRVRVANSGEKALRILSSGNPPDLVLLDIMMPGMDGYTVLRKLKELPGTADVPVIFLTALSEEDDERIGLELGAVDYITKPISPSIMLARVRTHLQAKAARDFLKDKNEFLEDEVARRMRELAAVQDVTIMAMASLAETRDNETGNHIRRTQHYVRVLAQHLANHPRFSAVLTPEDIPLLFKSAPLHDIGKVGIADRILLKPGKLTPEEFEDMKRHPALGRDAIMAAEKQLDTPVSFLRHAREIAYCHHEKWDGSGYPQGLSGDGIPVSARLMALADVFDALISRRVYKPPFDMEKSVEIIRQGRGSHFDPDVVDAFLDNLQTFRDIADRYADSEETLEETRSRTEKDYPPTGARG